ATTACATCGTGAGTAGCATTCTTGATGTCTTGCCACCCCAACTGTGATAGCTCTAACACTATTCAAAGCGAATTTTCTCCTACGCAACGAAATGGGATTTCTTTGCATATGCTGCAGGCTTTATTGCCAGCATTGGCGCTGGAATTGTAAGTGTTACAAAAACACACCCTCAGAGTTATACAGACAATACTAACACCATCCTAGACACTACCGTTGATGAATGTGGTCTTTGGTGCGGCAATACGAAATTTACTCACGACAAGCCAAACTGACATAAAATAGGTCAATTCGTGGGTAACTTTACCGACTACTTCCTCCCAGGGAGCACAACCTCGCAAAGTGATTTCAACAGCAGCGTTGATAAGCTAGCGTTGTACATGTTCTTCCTATTCTTAGGACGTTTTGTTCTCAATGCTATCAATAAGTTCGTGTTTCGCATGATAGGCATCAGGTTATCTTCTGCTATCAGGCTTCACTACCTCAAGTCACTCTTTGGCCAGTCTATTCACGTACTCGATTCTATGCCTCCTGGCTACGCCACTGGCACCATTACATCTACCGCCAATGTTCTACAGCTGGGAATATCAGAGAAGCTGGGAATCTTTGTCGAATATAATTCAACTATCGTCGCTGCGCTCATTGTGGCTTTTGTAAAGAATTGGTCTCTTACTCTTGTTAcatcctccatcatcctATACCTTTTTCTCGTTCTGGGCGTCTTCTTACCCATGATTCTCAAAGTCAATGCTCTCATCACAAAGGTTACCATCTCCCATCTTTGATTCAGTATCACCTTGTATTAACAAAATTCTAGTCAGAGGGCAGAGCTGGCGCGGTTGCCAGTGAAGCTCTGGCGAGTGTCAGAATGGTAGCAGCGTGTGGCGCAGAATCACGTATCTCCAAGAAATATGCTGCTTTTGTggaagagacaagacagcacGGTAAACTTCTATCTCCTCTTGTCGGAGGCCAACTTGGCTTTATAGTGAGTCCTCCTTATTAAGAGAGCATCTCGCGCCTATTGACACAAACAGTTCTTCGGTTTATATTCCGGTTTCGCACTCTGCTTTTGGTATGGCGCAAAGTCATACTCTGAAGGTAGACTGGATAATGTCGGAGATGTTCTCGTGTAAGTCTATCTTTCTACTGGCCTACATTGTGCTCACTATTTCAGCGTATTGCTCTCTGTGATGATTGTTGTGCTCTCATTAGAGCGTACATCCACACCActtcttgctgttggaaAAGCCACTGTTGCGGCTTGCGAGTTCTTTGTCGTTATCGATGCACCGCAGCCCCAAAAAGGTCACCTGAGAGAGCCTGAAGTTTCATCGACACAGGATATCGTTCTTGAAGGTGTCACATTCGCATACCCCAGCCGACCTCACGTAAAAGTCTTGGACGATCTCAACCTGCGCATCGAAGCCGGAAAGATCAACGCCATTGTTGGGCCATCTGGATCAGGTAAGAGCACAATTGTTGGGTTGATCCAGAGATGGTATACTCTGCAAGATCAGCACGTTCTGGCCAAGGTTATtgaaaaggagaagaaaggcggaaagaagaacaaaaaggaggagagtgaggaggatgaagatcttgCAAACCCAATTGAAACAGATCCAGAAGAAACAGGACCCCCTGTCGAAGTTCGCGGACGCATCACTACATCTGGTCAGCTCTTGGATGATATTGAACTCAAATGGTGGAGATCACAAATCGGACTTGTGCAACAGGAACCATTCCTTTTCAACGATACGATTTATAAGAACGTCGCTTATGGTTTGATCGGAACACCCTGGGCAGATGAATCTGAGGAtaagaagatggagttggTGAGGGACgcttgtcgagaagcttTTGCCGACGAGTTTATCGACAGGTTGCCTGATGTAGGTGTGAATCCTTTGCTGATTTATCTATGCTAATGCATTTTAGGGATATAAGACTTTGGTAGGCGATAGCGGAGCGAAGCTCTCTGGTGGCCAGAGACAGCGGCTGGCCATTGCGCGATCTATTGTACGAAAACCTAGCATCCTGATTCTGGACGAGGCTACAAGCGCTATTGACGTACGAGGTGAACGCATTGTTCAAGCAGCACTTGATAGAGTCGCCAAGAACCGAACTACCATCACAATAGCACATCGTCTTTCCACAATCAAGAAAGCAGATCGTATTATTGTGTTaaagaagggcaaggtcgTGGAATCAGGAACACATGATAGTCTCATCGCTGTCGATGGCGGTGTTTATTCCGGCCTTGTCCACGCACAGTCTCTTTCGCTTGGGGAGCCTACTGAGGCTGGGTATGAGTCCGTTGAACCTGAGGATAAGCCAGAGCTTGCCAACGTCCAGAGCGTCGCGGCTTCAGAAGTTGACACGATCGTCGATGTTatca
This is a stretch of genomic DNA from Fusarium pseudograminearum CS3096 chromosome 4, whole genome shotgun sequence. It encodes these proteins:
- the STE6-2 gene encoding STE6-2 — translated: MATNHEPINEKPTDSSPGPQNQSAQHTKEDEVHATAKTRPERTANFKDYIRIFSYATKWDFFAYAAGFIASIGAGITLPLMNVVFGQFVGNFTDYFLPGSTTSQSDFNSSVDKLALYMFFLFLGRFVLNAINKFVFRMIGIRLSSAIRLHYLKSLFGQSIHVLDSMPPGYATGTITSTANVLQLGISEKLGIFVEYNSTIVAALIVAFVKNWSLTLVTSSIILYLFLVLGVFLPMILKVNALITKSEGRAGAVASEALASVRMVAACGAESRISKKYAAFVEETRQHGKLLSPLVGGQLGFIFFGLYSGFALCFWYGAKSYSEGRLDNVGDVLVVLLSVMIVVLSLERTSTPLLAVGKATVAACEFFVVIDAPQPQKGHLREPEVSSTQDIVLEGVTFAYPSRPHVKVLDDLNLRIEAGKINAIVGPSGSGKSTIVGLIQRWYTLQDQHVLAKVIEKEKKGGKKNKKEESEEDEDLANPIETDPEETGPPVEVRGRITTSGQLLDDIELKWWRSQIGLVQQEPFLFNDTIYKNVAYGLIGTPWADESEDKKMELVRDACREAFADEFIDRLPDGYKTLVGDSGAKLSGGQRQRLAIARSIVRKPSILILDEATSAIDVRGERIVQAALDRVAKNRTTITIAHRLSTIKKADRIIVLKKGKVVESGTHDSLIAVDGGVYSGLVHAQSLSLGEPTEAGYESVEPEDKPELANVQSVAASEVDTIVDVIKAKKGSPFASFSRLFLESKNIYPAFALTLFAAACVGSGVPLQAWIFGKIIVSFNTIGTDANLSESKFWSLMFVVLAVGIGVSYFVVIFVATRMSATIRAKYQQQYFDAVMFQKTSFFDNEDHSHGTMTSRLGTDPKQLEEMMGLNMASVFVALFNVTGAVTIAFAHTWKLAVVSCCVVLPVMIVSAYWRFKYELAFEKMNNDVFAESSKFASESIGAFRTVTSLTLEDSICLRYQNLLEEHVVSAYKKARWVSILFGFSDSASMACQALNFWWGGRLLSRYEIGLVAFFVCFMAITNGSEAAGQALGFGPNAALSSAAADRILKMRESRPRDKVSTSQEIPDTDGGMSIELDNIYFKYPTRSTPVFKGLSLKVEKGQFAALVGASGCGKTSIVSLMERFYDLDKGRILLNGKDSTDINVFEYRKYFSLVAQEATLFQGTLRENILLGVDPSSITDEQLHQACRDASIHEFIVSLPEGYNTGIGSRGVSLSGGQKQRVAIARALIRDPKVLLLDEATSSLDSESEKLVQAAFERAKEGRTMLVVAHRLATVQNADVIFVLGDGQLLEQGSHVELLKKRGVYWHMCQSQALDR